CGCGGAGCTCGCTCCCTGGCTCTCCCTTGCGCCCCAGGGATGCGAAGAGTAGGGAGGATCGTCCTGACTTGCGCCGCGTCCTCCTGTTGACTGACGTCCATGAGCCCCCAGGGCGAGGAGTGGGTGATGGGTAAGCGAATTTTCGTCGGGAACCTGTCCTTCGAGACGACGAGCGCGGACTTGGAGTCCCTGTTCGGTCCGTTCGGTGCGTGCGAGTCGGCGACGGTGGTCACCGATCGGACGACCGGGCGGTCGCGCGGCTTCGGCTTCGTCGAGATGGCGAGTGCCGCGGACGCGGCCAAAGCCATCGCCGGGCTCAACGGTCAGGAAGTGAAGGGACGCACCCTCAACGTCAGCGAAGCCCACGAGCGTACGGGTGGCGGGGGCGGTGGGGGCGGCGGACGCTCGGGCGGCCGCCGAAGCTTCTAGGCGCTGATGGGATCCCGTGTCCGCTTTCGGTGTGGAAAGTGCTCCTTCGCGACCGACGAGCTGGCGGTCGGCTGGGGCAAGGCCGGGCGCGACTCGTACTGGGGCGGGCTCGCGCACTGTCCCGAGTGCCGCGCGCTGACGGTGGTCAATCTCGCCGAGGCGCGGGCCAACAAGCGCGATCATCGCTGTCCGACGTGCAAAGGTCTGCTCAAGCTGATCGACGGCACATCCGAACGCGTTCCCTGCCCCAAGTGCGGCGGCGGACTCGATCAGGTCGTGCTCGGCTCGTGGGCCTGACGACGCGCGCGTGAGCACGGCCGACTGGGGCTTTTCGTCGACGTTCGAGAACGTCGGCGGCCAGATCGCGATCGCGGGCGTCGGCGAGGCCGATCACACCAAGGCATCGGGTCGGACGCCGAAGGAGATCGCCGCGCAGGCGATCGAGCGCGCGCTCACCGACGCGGGTCTCGCGCCGCGCGACGTCGACGGCATCATGTACACGCCGTTCGACGGGCATCAGTTCACCGCCGGCGACTACCGCGCACACTTCGGCACCTCGCACGACATGTGGGTGTCGACCCTGGGCGGCGGGATGGTGTGGGCGGGGTCGGCGCCCTACGAGGCGGCGCTGGCGATCCGCTCGGGCAAGGCCCGCGCCGTCGTGAACGTCTTCTCCGTCGCCTGGGCGACGCAGCGCGCGGAGATGATGGGCGGGCCGGGCGAAGTGCACGCCACCGAGCTCTTCAAGCAGAACCTCGAGGTCCCCTTCGGCTGGTTTCCGCAGCCGGTCTACTTCGCGACGATCGCGCGCCGGCACATGGCCGAGTTCGGCACCACGCCCGCGCAGCTCGGCGCCATCGCCGTCGCCTGCCGGCGGCACGCGAACCGGACGCCCGCGGCGGTCATGCGCGAGAAGCCGCTCACGCTCGAGCAGTATCTCGCGAGCCCGATGCTCTGCGATCCGTTCCGCAAGGAGGACTGTTGCCTCATCTCCGACGGCGGCGGCGCGTACGTCATGACGCCGACCGCGCGGGCGCGTGACCTCCGCAAGCCCGTGGTCGAGGTTGCCGGCGTCGGCGTCGGCAACTCGCGCACCGGCGCCTATTGGTCGCAGCAGGGCGACTTCACCTCGACGCCGCAGGTCTTCGCCGCGCCCGGCGCGTTCCGGATGGCGGGGATCACGCCAGCCGACGTCGACGTGCTCACCTGCTACGACCCGTTCACGATCGTGTCGCTCATGCAGATCGAGGACATCGGCTTCTGCAAGAAGGGCGAGGGCGGGCCGTTCGTCGAGGGTACGACGCTCCACTTCGACGGCGGGAAGCTCCCCTACAACACGCACGGCGGGATGCTCTCCCACGCCTACGTCCTCGGGATCGCCCACGTGGTCGAGGTCGTTCGCCAGCTCCGCGGCGAGGCGGCCGCACAGGTGCCGAACGCACGGGTCGGCGTCTACGGGGGCTACACCGGCCCGCAGGCGAGCACGCTCATCCTGCGCCGACCGTGACGGACGCGCCATGAAGTTCCGCGACGACTTCCCGCTGCCCGACCTCGGCTTCGCGCCGACGCGTCCGTTCTGGGACGCGGCGGCACGTCACGAGCTCGCCGTGCCGCGGTGCGACGCGTGCGCGCGCTACGTCTGGTATCCCGACGGTGCGTGCCGCTTCTGCGGCGGGGCCGCGTACACGTGGACGACGGTGTCGGGCAGCGGCCGCCTCTTCTCCTGGTCGGTCGTGCACCGACCGTTCATCCCGCAGCTCGCGGACGCCGTTCCGTACGTGACTGGTCTCGTCGCGATCGATGAGGACCCGGCGGTTCGCATCGTGACCCGTGTCCCCGACTGCGCGCCCGAGCGGCTCCGCATCGACATGCCGATGCGCGTCGTCTTCCGGCCGCTGCGCTTCGCCGAGGTGCCCGGCGAGGTCGTGGCGCCGATGTTCGTCCCGGGCTAGATCAACGTCGCCGCGTAGTCGTTCTCATCTTCAGCGACGTCGGACGCTCGACCGACTTCAGCTCACACACTGGTAGGCATTGGCGCCGGGGATCACCGGATAGCGGTACATGCCCAGGAAGCACTGCTCGTCCGTCGACGAGTCGCCGAAGAATACCGGAGAGCCACTGTTGTTCACGTAGGAGCAGGTGATCTGGAGCTGATCGAACGCATGAACCAGCACGGGCGTCATCGGATACACCTGCTGTGCGGCGACCATGTACGGCGTGTCGAGCAGCGTTTCGAGCACCCCCAGGTGGGACAAGCCGAGTCGCATGCGCATTCCGGCTCCGTGCATGTGCGGCCACAACGCGAACACGTGATAGTCGTCCGACGCCGCGCAGCCGCCCTGCGCCGTATGTAAGAGACCGTCGCTCGGGATGCCGCTGGCACCGCCGATATTGGTCGTGCCACCAAAGATCAGCTCGGCCTCGTCGGTCACGGCGGCGGCGCTCCCCGTCTGGACCATCACGCCGGAGGTGCGAGTCACCGACTTCGCCGTGTCGTTGCCGACGTGCACGAGCAGGTTGAGGAACTGACCGGCTTTCACGTGGACCGCGACACCTGGCGGAAGGACGAAGTCCCCGGTGCCCATGCCCGCGCCGTAGATCGCACGCGGTTCGACGAAGGCCGTCGCGCCGGTGCAATCGTAGTCCCCCGGAGTCCCGCTGTCCGAGACCGTGACCAGCGTGAAGAAGTTGCCCCGAGGGGCGATCGCACGGAACCCGGTGATGAACATCTCGGTCGGCAACTGAATCCGCCGGCACTTGTAGTCTTCGGCGCCGGGGGCGACCGTCCACGAGCGGCTGATCAGCGTCGTCCACTTGTCGCTCGGCGGGGTGACTACCGGCTGGGCCGTTCCGGACGAGCACACGAGCTGGGACGTGACCGGCTGGATCGCGCGCACACCGAACACGTCGTTCCACTGCATGGGCGCCAGCGTCTGCTTCGGGCACTTGATCTTGTAGCAGACGACCGGGCCTCCGTCGCCACCCGGCCGGTCGGGAATCGACACCGTTCCGTTGGTTGCCATCGAGTCGACGCACATGACGCTCGCCGGGACCTTGATCTCGCAGCCAGGTTCGGGAGCAAGGCCGGTGAGATCGGCGGTGTAGGCCGCCTTCGTCGCCGAATCCCTCACTTTGTAACACTTGAGCGCGGCCTCGACCCCGGACGCGGCAAGGCAGCACGACGAAGCGATCACCGCCACGCCGAGCCACCTCGCAAGCCTCTTCGTGCGTGCCACTCCACACGTCGCCCGCCCACTTGCGCTGATGAAGGACGTCACGGATCGGATCAAGCTGCGATTGATCATGGGCCCTCCCTCTGGATACGGACAATCCACGCGAAGGCGAGGGGCGTCAATGCGAGAGCGAGGGAAGTTCTACGCTCCAACGCACTGCGCCGCGAGCGTCTCCGTATCGTGCGCTCCACCAAGCGCGCCGCCGAGCTGGGCGACTCGAGATGGCGCCATCTGCCCGAATCTTCGGCTTCTGGTGGACGCTAGCAGGTTTCGCGCAGCGTGCGGGCTTCGGCATCGGCGCCGCGGCGGGAGAGCGCGTCCCCGAGATACCAGCGCGCGACGCAGTGGTGCGGGTCGACCTGCAGGGCGTGGCGGAGCCACTCTTCGCCGCGGACCGCGTCGCCGCCGAAGAGATGGGGCAGGTTCAGGAGGAGAACGCCCTTCGCCGTCGCGACGTCGGGATCCTCGGGCGAGAGCTCCACGGCGCGGTCGAGCGCGCGCAGGGCACGCATCAACTCGAACGGGTGGGTGAAGATGCGACCCGTCGTCTGCAGGCGGCGACCCAAGTTGCAGAAGAGCGCGAAGTGGGCACGGGCGTCGGCGGCGTCGGCCGCGACCGCGCGCTCGGCGAGCGCGACGCCGTGCTCGAGCAGCGCGCGCGCGTCGTCGCCGCTCGTGCGCTCGGCCTGCCGGCACACGGCAAAGGCCTCGCCCGACAGGTCGGAGCCGGGTGGGACGGCGCCGGCGCGCGGCACACACCCGAGCGCCATCCCGAGGGCCAGCGTCAAGATCGTGACGGCGCGCAGCATGCCTTGCCTACGATCATCGGCAGCCGAGTGGACTTCCTTGATCGGACGGCCGCCTTGCCCGTCCGCGACGGCGCGGGCTATGGGGCTCGCATGTCGGACCTGTTCTGCGAGGTCGCGAGCATCGACTACCCCATCATCGACGCCGATGCGCACGTGAACGAGCCCCCGGACACCTGGCAGACCCGCGTCCCCGCGCGCCTGCGCGACCGGGCGCCCAAGGTCCTGCGCACCGAAAAGGGGGACGTGTGGAGCTTCGACGACGGCAAGCGGCTCCGGCCGCTCGGCCTCACCGCCACGGCGGGCCTCTCCTATCTCCAGTTCCGCGCCGAGGGCTATCGCTACGAGGACATC
The DNA window shown above is from Candidatus Eisenbacteria bacterium and carries:
- a CDS encoding RNA-binding protein, yielding MGKRIFVGNLSFETTSADLESLFGPFGACESATVVTDRTTGRSRGFGFVEMASAADAAKAIAGLNGQEVKGRTLNVSEAHERTGGGGGGGGGRSGGRRSF
- a CDS encoding thiolase family protein; this encodes MSTADWGFSSTFENVGGQIAIAGVGEADHTKASGRTPKEIAAQAIERALTDAGLAPRDVDGIMYTPFDGHQFTAGDYRAHFGTSHDMWVSTLGGGMVWAGSAPYEAALAIRSGKARAVVNVFSVAWATQRAEMMGGPGEVHATELFKQNLEVPFGWFPQPVYFATIARRHMAEFGTTPAQLGAIAVACRRHANRTPAAVMREKPLTLEQYLASPMLCDPFRKEDCCLISDGGGAYVMTPTARARDLRKPVVEVAGVGVGNSRTGAYWSQQGDFTSTPQVFAAPGAFRMAGITPADVDVLTCYDPFTIVSLMQIEDIGFCKKGEGGPFVEGTTLHFDGGKLPYNTHGGMLSHAYVLGIAHVVEVVRQLRGEAAAQVPNARVGVYGGYTGPQASTLILRRP
- a CDS encoding OB-fold domain-containing protein; translated protein: MKFRDDFPLPDLGFAPTRPFWDAAARHELAVPRCDACARYVWYPDGACRFCGGAAYTWTTVSGSGRLFSWSVVHRPFIPQLADAVPYVTGLVAIDEDPAVRIVTRVPDCAPERLRIDMPMRVVFRPLRFAEVPGEVVAPMFVPG